In Alosa alosa isolate M-15738 ecotype Scorff River chromosome 10, AALO_Geno_1.1, whole genome shotgun sequence, the genomic stretch TTCCATTAGCTCCGAAACAAGTCTAAAGTAAGCGAGttgttctcaaaatgagcattacTGTCATTTTCATATGCCTTTTTATAGACACTTCATAAATTGTCTATGCTTCCTTTACTATCAGGTAACCTTCGAAGACGTGATCGCCGAACCTGAATCTGTTCGTAGCGGAGACCGTATTTGGATCTGTAGCAATGCCTTGTTCGAGGTGTCCAGAGTGTGGTTTTACCGGATCGTAACTGTGTTGCTGGCTGTGCCAGTCTCACTCATCGCCGGTATGCTGTTCGGAGTCCTCAGCTGCTTCCACAtctggtgagtgagtgtgtcccctccctcccccaatcAGCAGAGGAAAAATTGTTTCACTAATcatttagcctatagcctaccctTAATTTGCATAGTTCCCAATTACCCACTGGCATTTGAGAGCCATTTCCATGCCCAGATGGCAAATGCTGAGGGAGTCTCTGCTCTTGTTaatctattgttttttttcccttcttttgcATATTTGCTAgtgatgtgaaatgcattatatCAGCCAGCCCCCAACTGGGGGCTCTAATTACCTAAACCTCTAAATCTTTGGGCAATACCTGCAGTATGTTTCCATAACACTGCAGAATAATTGTTTAAATGCATGGATTTATGGATTTCATTACTTTTAGTACCTAAACCACTCAGTTTCATATGTCAAACCTGATGGATTATCTGGGGCAGGATTTGCCCTCAATGGTCTGCGCTTTTTCCTGTGGTTACAAATGACCCAtcatatttatttttgcggGCATCAGAGGGACACCCTCAGGAAATCTGTTCTATGGTCAGCAAAATCAGACACAAACAAGCCTGAGCTGTTGTGGGTAAATGAGTAGAGAAGTTCCTGTAACGCTTTCTTGAAGGTATAAGTATgtttactcttttgatcccgtgagggaaatttggtctctgcatttatcccaatccgtggattaatgaaacacactcagcacacagtgaacacacagtgaggtgaagcacacactaatcccggcgcagtggcagctcctgcaacaacagcggcgctcggggagcagtgaggggttaggtgccttgctcaagggcacttcagccatgcctactggtcagggtttgaaccggcaaccctccagttacaagtccgaagcgctaaccagtaggccacggctgccccaaggtTCCTTTACAGTGGAAGTTCATGCATCAAGTGCAACCCTAAAAGCTTCAGGTTTTTGGAGTGTCTTTTGCCGTGCTGTGGTAGCTGTTTTACAGCAATGCCCCAGTTTTAAAGTGAACGCTTTTCTGTGTGTCCAGGCTTCTGACTCCATGCGTGAAGATAACCCTTCTGAACACAGGCTGGCTGCAGACACTGTGGAGCAGCATGCTGGACACCTTCGTCCTCCCGTTCTTCCAGAGCGCTGCTGGGTGCTTCAACAGCATAAGTGTCCGCCAGGGGCAGCAGTGACATGGTGGACTATGGACTATGGAGTCCACCATTCAGAGacgaatgtgtgtttgcattttccAATCGAGAGAGACATATGGTGGGAATACACCTACCAGTGAGAAGACATGTCGTTTCCTATTTTCACCTTAGAGGTGGAAAGGAAGTTGATGAATGGacattcaatatttttttttaaagacgcTGGGAAGGAAGACATGCAAATTTATATTTGTAATCTGTCTGTGAACGAGATTTTGCACCCACTCTCCCCATGCTCTGCTTGTGGATGTGGGACTTGAATAATGACTATGGCATTATGGGATGTGTTGACTGTGTGGGACTGAATAATGACTATGGCGTTATGGGATGTGTTGACTGTGTGCCTAAAGCTTAATCTTTTCTGACTGGTGGCTGTGCTGATTGGCATTTCTTTTTAATTCCCTTTTACCACTGGCttcttttatttacattttcctATTGGTTCATTCAGACAGGCAATGTTGTCTTATTACAGGGCGTCCAATTTTGTTTCAAGCCTCCTTTCTTATGGGTTATGTTAGATATCAGAAAAGGTAAAGCCAGCTACCTGAATAAAAGCTAACTCCAAAATGTccattcaaaatatatattttttgatatTCTTAATGTCAACAGTAAAAAGAAGCTCTAGGTTTGAAACCCCTTCCCCCTTGCAAAACCTTGCTGATACACCACAGCTCTGAACGCTTGTGTCATATTTCATACAGTTTCCATCTCAAGCATCAGTCAGCAGACCTGtcagacacccccccccctcccttctccgCTCAGGGCTGTCTCAGTCTGGCCTCTGTATTGTCTGCACACTTTGGGATTGTATAATCTGACACGTCATCCATCTTTTGAAGAGGAGATCGGCTAAATAAGAAAGCAATGCAGCTAAAACATGTCGGTTTGACTTAGAGAATTGACGGTAATGTCAAATTGGATTTGCAGACCCAAAGTGCCTTATGAATAACCATAAAATAATGGTTGCTGCCATGCTAGATTGAAGACAAGTACACCATGCCAACCATTCTAACTGTTTCTGTGATGTAGACCAGTATTGACTTGGTGCTGGCATTGGCATGCATGGATTACTTTTGTCCTGTGGTTGCTATTGAcagtctctctttttgtctgactctgttccccctctccttgcaacccctttctctctctacccatAAATCTTTTctttcctactctctctctatacacACCATCTTCCTTTCACAAATCAagcttcccctctctctgtcacacacacacacacacacacgcacacacacacacagtgttcttGTGCTTTCTCACCTTTCAGAGGGAAAACCCTTTTTGACTTGTATATGTGATGAATATAAACCTCAGTCTAACCTTCCCTCCAGGCTCAAGGGTGTATCAAGCTGCTATATATACCGACAATTAATCTAAGAGTCCTCTCTGGTTGCTTTGTAGGGgaacgcacaggcacacacacacacacacacacacacacacacacagacttactcacaaacacacacaaagggctCATGCAGTGCAGTCTGACACATGCTGTGCTGCTCGGGAGAATTCCCTATCCGGTGAGAACAgtgaaataaatacataaataaagaaCTGTATTTATCAGTCACAGCCAGACGCACAGCCTCTTGCCGTTAAATTAGGTGGACCAGGACTCCTGTGTTGCTCCTTCAAATTCAGAAATTGTGGGTGGTGTGAAGTTTCTGGGAAAAACATTTCTGGCTTTGACTTAAAATGAAGTAAAGAATGTAGATAAGCTTTTCAAAGAATCTGACAGTAAAGAAGAAACAATATGTTGACAGAAGAAACAATATGTTATACAACATTCATAAGAAGGCACATTCACATTTGAAGTAGAACAACTTTATTCCACAGTTGTAAAGTAATTGTTTTACATCAGAATTTTCTGTTTTTAATTTCACTTGGATTGGAAAATTGTGATACCAATAAGAGAGTCCAACTGTAAGTAGAGAGCGTTAATTTCCTGGGCTGGAGGTCTGTGTTTGGTCGTTTGTATCCGTGGGTCTGGGACTGATCTGTCTGGACTCCCGAGGCTTCTGCCGGGGCTGTATGACAGCAGTAATTAGAGCCACTGGCTCGCAGGTCAGCGAGAAATGCAACACAGACGTGCTTTCCCTTTTAGGAAACACTTAGGATCTATGTGCAAGTTCtgacatgcgtgtgtgtgtgtgtgtgtgtgggggggggtgtgtggggtttgcatgtgtgtgtgtgtgtgtgtgtgtggttttgcacgcacgtgtgtgtgtgtgtgtgtgtgtgtgtgtgtgtgtttgcgtgtacaTGTGAAGGGTCAGTGCCAAGGGACTGTTACTGTATACCATCTGATGGATACACCAGTCAGTCTATCTGTGAGGACAGCTGCTTTACCAGCATTCCTggagtatctctctctctctctctctctctcttatctctttcagtctctcagATTTTTTTCTGGCACACAGATAGACTGtttctatttctctcactctctctctctccgtctatcTCCTTTCCCTTACAGTCTTTTTCTGGCacaaagactctctctctctctctctctctctctcaatctgacACACTAACCGACTGTCTGTCAACACAAGGGCTGTCACATCACCTGCCGTCTCCCGTCCTCATATCCTCATACCACGCACTGCAGGAGcaatatccatccatccacccatccatccatctctccagcTATGATCCAGACCAAAGGCATGGCCCCGGACTGCAGCGACGGCCACAATGAGGCCACCGAGAGCAGCCTCAACAGAAAGATTGACCTGGTCAACAGAGACCCCAAAGGCCTGAACGAGGAGGCAGTGAGGGTAAGTGGTTCATCTTACCAGGTAGGTGACCTGGCTTTACAAAGTAAAAGTCCCACCACATATTTGTCCCAATCATTCACTAACCCAGCTGATTCTGATAAGCACAACTATACAGCCAGGTCTCTAGTGATTAGTGACATTGCCTGTTAAGTGCACTGCTAAAAACAGTATGTGGTAAAGCTTTTACTCTCTGAACCCGGGATTACCCACCTCTGCATGATGTCAGATAATCTTGGTCCATCATGAGAAGCTCAAATGCTGGCACACAGCCAGGAAAAAAGGCTGAATTGGAGTGATGGTGAAGTCATGTGTCTTAGGTAGTAAAGAGTTTAGACACATTTGCTAACATCTGCTTGTATGATTTAGTTAAAATTGTAGATTACAGAAATTAATTAAGGACCACCCTAAAAGCTTTTGCCTAATCTTTTGTATTTACAACGGTGTTAAAAATAGCTATTGCATCCTGTATAATATTACTGTAATTAGACTTGCTTGTTGATCAGCCACTGTTAGAAGTCCCCAGCCAATAGCacacggaattaaaaaaaaatcctgtgtATAATTGATGACAACCCCTTGAGGAGGGAAAGCACAGCACCAATTGTCTTTATGACTCAGAGCGGCGCGTACACTGGCACACAGGGCATTTGAGGTACCACTGTTAATCTCATTCACATCGTACCAAGAAATTTAATTACAGGACAAATGGCTGTTTACCCTGGTGCCATGGGATCTTCGCCTCTTGGCAACATCAATTCTGGTCTATCTGCCACTTCTGTCTGTCAGATTCATATCCTGTGAACGAGCCAAATGAAATGTGGCCACAGTTGTCTGATAGGGGGAGTGTAATGGAGGCCAAATGAGAGTGAGAACAACTCATATCCGGCACGTCAGCTTTGAGTTTATGATGTTGCCTCATTTGCAGGATTAGGATCTTTTGTCAAACACCACCGAGTTCCAAATTTAGATTGGCTCTGAACTCCAGGGTGCCGTGTTAAGCATAGCAACTGAGACTTAATGAGATAACCAGAAAATATTAACTTTGAGTGTTTtgtaaagagacatatttttatttttttctgctgttggacATTTTCTTAATTGTAGCAGTAGTGTCTCTTACAGCGCGCTCTCTTTGCTGTGTCAGTGGTAGTCGGGAACTCTCTAGCCTCTCTCTGCATACagggggtgtgaggagaccaaGCATAACAGTGTGCATCGTGTCATGACTCTTCCTAAACCCTCCGCATTTACATTTCACACATCCTGAGATTCCCAGCAACTAGAGCACAGTGAGTATATACTGCATATGCAGTGCATTTAACGAGCAATTATATTCTCTGGGGATTGCTGGCATGCTGAAGTGCCTTTAAGCTCCAGACAGATGACCtaccacatacagtatttgttcCAGTCATTCACTAAATTCTCATTTTAATTCCAATTAGTACAGCTCGTCAGCCAGCTATATGAGCTAATTCAGGAGGGACTTTACTCTCTGAATAGGAAATAAGGAAATGAGGAATAGGAATGACTTTCTGTAGCCAGGGTTACCCACCTCTGGCTCCAGGAACTGACCTCTGACTCTCAATCCCTCACAGGTGGACTTTGAGGATGTCATTGCCGAGCCGGACGGGACCCGCAGCCTGGATGGCGTTTGGAAGGCCAGCTACAGCGCCTTCACCGTGTCCAAATACTGGTGCTACCGGCTGCTGTCGGCACTCCTGGGCGTGCCCCTGGCACTGCTGTGGGGCGTGCTCTTTGCCACGCTGTCGTTCGGCCACGTGTGGCTGGTGGGTCCCTGCGCCCACAGCTGCCTCGTAGAGTGGCAGTGCCTGGGCCGAGTGTACGGGCATGGGGTGCGCGCGCTCTGTGACCCCCTGTGTGAGTCCGTGGGCAGGATGTTCCAGAGCGTGCGAGTGGTCCTGAGGAAAGAGATATGACCACGTGCAGAGGTCAGTCATGGACTAGACTCTCTTGAGAAATCTGCACACGCATCCAATTTCAAGCTTTGGGGTTTGATTCTACCTGACTGGGTCAACTTCACTCAGTGCTTCCAACAACCAAGTTcgcaaaaaatgaaatgagaGCTCACCTGTTTCTCCAAAGGGACCCAGAGGAGAAATAAGCCGAGATAAGAACAGCTTGAGAAgaaaaacaagaatattttgAGATCTTCAGTTGAACTTAAATTGGAAATTGGAGACAAGAGGAGCACTATTTCACAACTGATAAATTGTCCTTCGGGCAACACTGTTTTATAACTATATCactaaaatgtaaaatattgtAACTGACTAACACAAAATTAAATATCTTTACATGGTTTTGCAATGTTTGCCAATGCATGATAGAGGTGACACAGAAGAGTTTGAAATCTGTCTGCCCTTTCCAGCTCTTTCTGATCAGATTTTTCTGAGATCAGATAAAGCTGAAAACTGCTAGAAGCGTGCCTACACAAACAGCTCATACCCAACCCACTCAGGACACAGACTGCTGTGGATGATGTGGATCTTTTTTTTCTACTCAAAtctgtttgatgtgtgtaaaaTCACAACCTGATTCATCTCTGTCCTTCTTGTGTCCATGTAGCATTAAACTTCATTTAAACATATCAATTCACCTAACAGAGATATCTCAGAGAGCGATACATTTTCACATACACTTGTTTCAAACATCAATAAAGGTAAAGGTTGGACTGTACTGGATGTTCTCCCATATGGCCTTCATCACCCTTTCACGCCAGGCTTAGATAATAAAGTTGATCATTCATCTGAACCCCTCCGGAACAAAAGGCATTGATGGAAACCATCTGCTTATACCGGTGAGTTCTAGTTCTAGATCACCTCTCTCCACACTGTCCAACATATTTAGAGCTGTTTATGTATAAGACCATGGCATAGGTCTTTGTCTGAGTTCACTTCTTTTACAGTGACAGTTTTCATGTTAGATAGTGTTGTGAATAACTGGCACTAAGTACTTGTGAAgtgtatttttaaataaattcatGGGTCAGTGCACATCTTATAGCTGTCTCATGCAGTTCAACCAGTTTAACTGTTTAGACAGTCTGTCAGTGAGAACCATGTGAGGTAAACATTTACAAGAATTTACATCGAGTTCAGCCAAGTCCCAGTAAGGAGGATTTCACTGGATACTGAGGAAAAAATTTGCCAAGTACGTGACGTGGCATCAAACTAATGCGATGTATCCACCGCGCTCGGACGAGGTGTTATTACATTTCCCAGAAAAACACAAAACCTAATGTGTCTCTGCCTCTATCTCCTGCTTCGTCTGCAGACTGGCTGTGCCAGGGATGGCTTTTCAACCATTAACTCCAGGGAGCAGCAGACGAGTTTAGAGTTCACTCGCTTTCATTTGCCCTCCTGTCGCTGTATTATTGTTGGACTGATAGTGGAAGCATCAGATTAATTGGCTTTCTCGGTAGAGGTTCTTGTCTGTGTGCTTGGTGGTGTTTTGGACGGAGTTGTGAAGCATTAAACTTTCTCTCTATTATTTTCATCCGCCTGTGTGATAATaggatttttaaatttgtttagGTGGCTTAACCTTGGCAGGAGTGTGTGTAGTATCAAATCAAGTTTCAACTAATGAAAGAAACAATAGCCAGAcagaagacacagagagaggcttTTTAATATATGAGATAACATTCAGTGGGAGTGAGTCACAGTTTAACAAAACACCAAGGAAATGCCACTTTGTAAAACAAAAGTATTGGTCTTGCTCTGCATGGAGTGCTTGGCAAGTCAAAGGTTTACACAAAATAGACAGAAAGCAGGTGTATTtgctgtgcatacacacacacacacacacacacacacacacacacacacacccgcacacacaaacaaacacacatagttCAATAACACTGTGTACTTCACCAGAAAAGTAGGACAATAAATTAGTGGCAATACACAAATGGAAATAAATGATGTAAAAATGTCTtaaatctttttaaaaaatgtgacaTAGAAATGTTGTGTGTATTTCACATGATATATTGTTAACAGAAATTACAGTATTTCAGTCATATCTTGATGGGAATAATGTAGTCGTCTTGCCTTCATGTTTCACATTTCTTCAAACATCCTATTTCCACGGAAAGATCTGTTGATATATATAACAGGCACAAGAATTTAATTATAGACTTGATTTATCAACTGCCTCTAAAATAAGCACCCAGCTGGATTATGTACAGGACAATTCTTACTTGTAAGATGAAGATGTTCTAccctgttagtgtgtgtggaatgtggaATTTAGATGTAACAAGGGGTCAATTTCACCACATGTACATTGCTATTCTGTGTCTAAGGTCAAATCCATTCTCACTTTTAGCATGAATTTTTCAACTGCCATTGCTTAAATGACATTTGAGACTTCAAATTCTAACTCCTGAGTCCTTACCTATTATCCCATGCCCATTACTTGAGAGAGCCAGTCAATGGTCACATCTTTGAGGACATTGAGGGGCTGATCAAGAGAAAATGTTTTCCATATTTTTGACTCTGTCTCATGTTACAATATACAGCATGTTTTGAGTACACAAACAAGAAAATAAACCAGAACAAAATGTCTGGCCTATGCCAAGCACACATAATAAATTGCCCAGAAACCCGGTAACTGTTCTTGGCCTTGTGCCCCAGTTTCATAAGGCCAAGCGACATGCGCACAATAGCTTTAGATCATCTCCAAAGGTGCACTTTTGGTGTGCCCACATTTTACATACATTCGTTACATATTCTCAAAACTTACTGTACATCAGCTGTTCTATATGAAATCATGTGAGCTTTCCACCTCTCAAAGGAGTTTATTCACTAATAATTGCAActttttaacattaaaaaatcacactgtattatccacattcacaatatgtacactcatcaacactctaggaagcATTaaaataccactggtattgttataaaaatTAGAatataacctccaccatcatcgaacatgttctgaatgcctttttaaaaaatctgataccgcatggcacAGTCCTCCTTTCCGTGATCAcaaaattcatagtttacccacctcttatcttaccactacacccctggtcAGTTGTGACTGTATACAGTCCCTTATGATGTGCTGATGGTTTGAACAGTTCAGCTCAGCTCAGGACACCAAGCACACACCTCATTTCCTTCCTTCGCTCGTTGAAGATGCAGAGAGTAAGTTAATGTTTCCTCAACTCATAGAGGCAGGTCTCACAGGTAATGAATAGCTCCACAGGCCTTACATGTAAATACTGCTTCAAACAGCCTGCGCAGAAGGTGACAGATCAAAGCTGGCTATGTCTGGGATTTACTCAGTCTTTACATGGGAatgcatatagaccctttcaagagagttccattatcagcatcatagttggccccacaaggcttccgttttatcattccatatgttatcttaatgcagaggaagtagattgtgAACCAAATACagtagaacgttcaagcattgtttttgtttttattgttgaaagggtccatactttAAGAGAACATGCCCAAACATGTTTTACCAGTGCATCAGGAAACTAAAGTTTGTTTATATTAGCATTTTGTTAGCATTGAGTTACCCCGCAACAGACATGAGGTAACAATCAattagggttgccacctgtccaggatttcctgattgtccaggattttcatggtctgtccaggaaaataaaaataaatatcctggacactgaatgtcccggatttttgtacatgatgcgcaaaatg encodes the following:
- the LOC125302168 gene encoding caveolin-3-like — translated: MIQTKGMAPDCSDGHNEATESSLNRKIDLVNRDPKGLNEEAVRVDFEDVIAEPDGTRSLDGVWKASYSAFTVSKYWCYRLLSALLGVPLALLWGVLFATLSFGHVWLVGPCAHSCLVEWQCLGRVYGHGVRALCDPLCESVGRMFQSVRVVLRKEI
- the cav4a gene encoding caveolin-2, whose amino-acid sequence is MMHGMDHEEVDIDLGDMDEPQQTQPQQLQQLSWKMPLETVLEEEEDEEEDEISTQSDTRPLINERDPRQMNECLKVTFEDVIAEPESVRSGDRIWICSNALFEVSRVWFYRIVTVLLAVPVSLIAGMLFGVLSCFHIWLLTPCVKITLLNTGWLQTLWSSMLDTFVLPFFQSAAGCFNSISVRQGQQ